Part of the Pagrus major chromosome 9, Pma_NU_1.0 genome, TCACGAGAGCCTGATTTGATTCTTTCTCCATGGTCGTGGTAGTCAAATCATTGCTTCCGGTGGCATAATTGACCTGCGCAGGGCATTGTAATTGACCTTGCCGCTGAGGACATGGTGGTTTGGTGCTGAGCCAGCAGTGTAGGATCTGAAGGAAAATGGTGATATGCTGTGGGGGTggtggtatgtgtgtgtgtgagacgggGGTAGTTTTCAATATACTATCATCATTGGACATCAGAGCTCGACAGATACTCGTTTTTTGGTTGGAAGTAACAAATTCCAATATTGATTTATCGGCTGGCAGATTCTGATAACACTGTGTGGGTGTTGTTCccggaacatcataattaatgttgctccaggaccgtCATTGAAACTGGTCAATCACGTTTTTGTAATGTCACAGCTTTACAACTCGCGGAAAAATTATTTTAGTTCCAATAACCTATCCAattattttagttccctaaacctaatcaagtattTTAGTTCTCTTAACCTAAACAAATActttagttccctaaacctaaacaagtattttagttccctcaACCGAACCAAGTGATGTGGTTCCCTAAACCTATCCAAACAGtgacaaaagactgaaaagaaatgtaaaatgataaatgaactTCAGCCACAGCTTGCTgccaatatatattttttgtcgCTATTTCCAAAGTTGCAATGAAGTCCTGGAACGACATTAATTATGACACCAACACAGCGATATCAGACACACCATATCCACCGATATACACACATCTCTGCAGTGGTCACTCAAATATGtttatcaaacacacaaagatgtGTCATttaggcaggatattttacagtttaacaataaacttggtctaaaatgacatcagtatactgaaacattaaaattaCTACTGATAACTATAAATCTccacaagcatctttttctgcattataatcgCTTCATATGCAGCGTTTTCATATTGGCACGTTGGAAAACATgcactgatactgatatatcgGCCATGGATTATATCGGTCTGGCTTTATTGGACATGCAACTGTTAAAAAGTAGCAGCACAGGGATATCACTAATCACTGGCAGGAGATGTCCTTTGAGTGGCACTTAGAATTTAGATTAATCCCCATTTAATTACACTTCAGGACTAATTTTGATTCATATGGCTGCTGCGCCTGTTTACTGCGTCTACATTTGACCTGCATACATAACTGTGAGGAAACACTGTGCAGCCTGTTTTTCATCAGTGAAACAGCACCATCCCTCCTCCGTTAGGCGGGAGGAGGTGAATCTCACTCCCTCAGGAAGTAGAAGAGAGGCTATTGGCTGCTGTCATCTACACACTctcagcaccaccaccaccaccaccacaccgCGGTACCCAGCTGGCTCCCGCATTTCATCATTACGCACATTACCAGCCAATGACGCATTGAGATCAGGAGAATGTTTTGCGTCATcatgatatcagatttttttctttactttttttgtaGCCTTATATGGGTCATTCCTCTGTTTCGCTGACAGGGGGAggtgtatttgtctttttaaagcttttaccCACTGTGACACATTTGAGCATATGTTGTAATCCTGAATTATGTGTCGCTCGCTCATACTCCTTTTCTGAATGGGACGACAGATACAGATAAAGCAGTCGGATATCCTGGGAGCTCCaggcaaacatgaaaaaaaaaaaaggagaaggcGACCGCGTTACGCAATAAAGCACTACTGCACTACATCTGCTCTCCCCCTAGTTCTTGTTCGAGTTATTTATCGTGGATACTCCGATGCTGTCTCTGAAAAAGGGAATAGAGGGGGGTAGAATATTCCCTTTAAAGCTCGGATCTATTCTGGCCGGGCGACGCAGAGGGAATATTAAATTCCTGTGACAGGGCTGCAGACTCCACTGTGTGCTGCTTGTTTACCAGTTGGAGAAGGACTCCCTCAGCTGACACGTTAAAATATGGTGACACAAGAATAGACTATGGGAATAAAATGACAGCAGCGTGTAAAGAATGGATAGACTGGACGCGTCTTGGGTTACTATATAGTCTAATGTGTTTTATAATCCACCTCAGCCCCCTAAATGACGCACACGTAGGCTTTATAGGTCAGGAGcatcttgtttatttaaaaaatatatatatttagattGATGAAAAAGCTTCGCACTAGTCAAAATGTTGGATCACAGAAGCAGAGCTGCTATAAATAAAAGCTCCGGTCCTGACTGACTACGCGCAAATGAGTCGGAAGAGGGCAGAGTGATAGTAGGAGggctttctccttctccctctccctctctctcctctacaCAGGGCCACCTCACTCCAGCATTCATCCCGTTTCCACCAATAAGCCCAATGAGCTGAGCGCGCACCGCCCACTGTcggtgtgtgtatttttttcctctcctttcccctcgttttgttttttttaaaccagagcTGGATGTGTAGATCGTCACATGTTgtcccccccctctcctcctcctcctcctcctcagtccgGACACCAGCAGCAGACATGTGTTATTTATCGCTCGGCTTTGGGAGAAGACGAACGCACACGCTCCGCCGGCTCTGGAAATAGAGGATTACGAGCGAGCGcgtcgtttttttttcttcttctggcaACTCGAGGAAACGGAAAGGAAGCGGCATTGTGTCTGAGAGGCGACGGGCACGAGAATGGCGAGTCCGCCAAACACGGGAGAGCAGCCGCCGTCACCCGCTACTACGACCAACGcgaacaacaacagcagcgtGAAGAAATGCGGCTATCTGAAGAAGCAGAAACACGGACACAAGCGCTTTTTCGTTCTCAAAGAGCCGAGCGAAGGTTTCCCTGCGCGGCTGGAGTACTACGAGAGCgagaagaaatggaaaaacaaatcgGCCGCGAAGAGAGTTATTCCTCTGGACTGCTGCCTCAATATCAACAAGAGAGCGGACGCGAAACACAAATATCTCATCGCTCTGTACACCAAGGACGAGTACTTTGCCGTGGCGGCAGAAAacgagcaggagcaggagagctGGTACCGGGTGCTGACGGATTTAATGGCAGAGGGGAAAGTGTACGACGGCTCAGCCTCCAACTCTGCGTCCTCGCTGGTTGGCTTCGACGAGGCGAGCTACGGTGTAATAACGCCGGTTTCCGCCGCCTACAAGGAGGTATGGCAAGTAAACCTGAAATCCAAAGGCCTGGGGCAGAGCAGGAACCTGACCGGTGTGTACAGGCTCTGTCTCTCCAGCCGGACTATCAGCTTTGTCAAGCTGAACACAGAGGTTGCCTCCGTCAGTTTACAGCTGATGAATATCCGGAGGTGCGGCCACTCTGACAGCTTTTTCTTCATTGAGGTTGGTCGATCTGCAGCCACGGGGCCGGGGGAGTTGTGGATGCAGGCTGACGACTCCGTGGTGGCGCAAAATATCCATGAAACTATCTTGGAAGCGATGAAAGCCATGAAGGAGCTGTCGGAATTCCGTCCGCGCAGCAAAAGCCAGTCATCCGGTACGAACCCCATCTCTGTGCCGACGCGGCGGCACCTGAACAATCTCCCCCCCAGCCAGACCGGGCTCCCCCGCCGGTCGCGCACTGACAGCATGGCTGCGACCTCTCCTGTGAGCAAATTCTCCTCCTGTCGAATACGCACGGCCAGCGAGGGCGACGGTACCATGACGCGCCCCATGTCAGTGACTGGCAGCCCCCTGAGCCCGGGGGTCCACAGGACCCTGCTGAGCAGATCTCACACAATCACAACACGACCTTGTCGGACATTTGAATCTTCTTCCCTCCAGCACAGTAAGTCCATGTCTATGCCCCTGTCTCGTTCCCCGCCTATGGCCACCCCCAGCACAGGGAATCTGTCCTCCTGCCCAGACAGCAGTGCCCCTCGCCCCTCCAGCTGCAGTGCCTCTTTCTCAGCCTCCCCAAGTGATGCTGGCTTTATATCATGTGAGGAGTACGGCTCCAGCCCTGCGGATGCAAGAGACCTGAGGCTTTCACTCACCCTCCGCAGCAACACTCCTGAGTCTCTCAGAGCCGACACTCCCCCCTCCCGGGATGGCAGTGAGCTGGAAGGCTACATGGTGATGGAGCGTCGACGGTTACCGGAGCTCGACAAGGCTTATCGAAAGCGCACATACTCCCTCACGACACCCCGTCAGCAGAGGGGTCCCCCCCAAGTTTCTTCAGCCTCCCTGGATGAGTATACTCTGATGAGGGCTACATACACCAGTGGAAACCAGTCTTCTCGCAGGTGTCACACCGCCTCACCTAAAGGGACCTATCCTGAGGATTACAGGGACGTTCAGATCGGCGCTAACAGTCTCAAAGGTGACAGTGGCTACATGCCCATGATGCCAGGTGTGGCACCTCAGACACTGGGGTCCAAGGATGACCCCTACATGCCCATGAGCcccatgtgtgtttctgctccaAAGCAGATCATCAACCCCCGTTCACACCCCTCTTCAGTGGGGCTGGCCCTACGCACAGACTCCCCCGGGAGCGTCTCTCTGGAGGACAGCGGCTACATGCGGATGTGGTGCGGAACCAAGATGTCAGTGGAGAGCACAGATGGAAAGCTCACAAATGGAGAGTACCTGAACATGTCTCCTGTTGACCAACTGGTGTCTCTCACACCCCCAGACTACATCCTCAGTCCTCTAGCAGGAGATCCCCACCACCATCACAGACAGCC contains:
- the irs2b gene encoding insulin receptor substrate 2; translation: MASPPNTGEQPPSPATTTNANNNSSVKKCGYLKKQKHGHKRFFVLKEPSEGFPARLEYYESEKKWKNKSAAKRVIPLDCCLNINKRADAKHKYLIALYTKDEYFAVAAENEQEQESWYRVLTDLMAEGKVYDGSASNSASSLVGFDEASYGVITPVSAAYKEVWQVNLKSKGLGQSRNLTGVYRLCLSSRTISFVKLNTEVASVSLQLMNIRRCGHSDSFFFIEVGRSAATGPGELWMQADDSVVAQNIHETILEAMKAMKELSEFRPRSKSQSSGTNPISVPTRRHLNNLPPSQTGLPRRSRTDSMAATSPVSKFSSCRIRTASEGDGTMTRPMSVTGSPLSPGVHRTLLSRSHTITTRPCRTFESSSLQHSKSMSMPLSRSPPMATPSTGNLSSCPDSSAPRPSSCSASFSASPSDAGFISCEEYGSSPADARDLRLSLTLRSNTPESLRADTPPSRDGSELEGYMVMERRRLPELDKAYRKRTYSLTTPRQQRGPPQVSSASLDEYTLMRATYTSGNQSSRRCHTASPKGTYPEDYRDVQIGANSLKGDSGYMPMMPGVAPQTLGSKDDPYMPMSPMCVSAPKQIINPRSHPSSVGLALRTDSPGSVSLEDSGYMRMWCGTKMSVESTDGKLTNGEYLNMSPVDQLVSLTPPDYILSPLAGDPHHHHRQPYSYSSLPRSLKGQLQRNGSSDTDQYVVMSLQRQRIEEESNYCPVSPGDSVASSSPGTPGTPSSAPSPLRLARKDGGLVHRGRVCRPTRLALESLRTLPCMSEHPLPSEPRSPGEYINIDFSSATHDRLASTVSESSESSDYANVDVSSPGHLGSHQAGGSPPAGCLNHTPEVLSRPDLVNTQQNTQRGKEEEEIKSTEGQAEERGMVEEYPLRQQVSLVCQPALVKDDYTEMTFSPPTPLPALCTTDAAPHPTSPSACVKRLSLESSIVDGVPPVPLDSFLLGGPSLSVTLVDPHRGAKVIRADPQGRRRHSSETFSSTTTVTPVCPSFAHDTKRHSSASVENVSHTVCSSEGPEEDYSSNSPMCREMSAGYQNGLNYIALNLMEGNLGGCRLGDCDGLLRFKTACGCKGGMNGFNTSPYASMGFKETAAAVKE